Proteins encoded in a region of the Bactrocera tryoni isolate S06 chromosome 4, CSIRO_BtryS06_freeze2, whole genome shotgun sequence genome:
- the LOC120775894 gene encoding probable cytochrome P450 4s3 isoform X1, whose product MNALALIAFALWALFMRYLPHIVEFLRIRRFGSTIPGPSIGELIENAKKGQILTWLNSLYKKHGPVFRIWFGKDLMVFFSDPEDVRQILSNNKLLEKSRNYKLVEGWLGKGLLTSANEAWQRRRKLLTPAFHFRILGEFKEPMEDNCQILIRKLRDKANGEQFDIYPYITLFALDAISETAMGIKKNAQMQSESEYVKAVQTICRVLHKRSFSFWHRFDLIYRFTDAYKESIEALKVLHGETNRIIKLRRQMLQDINIHNMADAEKSDDVGGKRRLAFLDMLLISQLEGGDLTDLEIREEVDTFLFEGHDTTSSAMAFCIYLLSQHEDIQHRAYEEAVAMQGREKETLRYLEAVIKETLRIYPSVPFYSRKTQEDLQIGNITVPKGVAISVLAYMVHRDENSYPDPEKFNPERFLANDKELHPFAFVAFSAGPRNCIGQKFAMLELKLALSSLLRSYELLPVKDFVPNPLAELVMKSGNGIQIRMRPRK is encoded by the exons ATGAACGCTTTGGCGTTGATCGCTTTCGCGCTCTGGGCGCTTTTCATGCGCTACTTGCCGCATATCGTAGAATTTTTACGCATAAGGAGATTCGGGTCTACCATACCGGGACCGAGTATTGGTGAACTGATCGAGAATGCGAAGAAAGGAC AAATTCTGACATGGTTGAATTCGCTTTACAAGAAACATGGTCCAGTTTTTCGCATATGGTTCGGTAAGGATCTCATGGTCTTCTTTTCCGATCCAGAGGACGTCAGGCAAATACTAAGTAATAACAAATTGTTGGAAAAGTCCAGAAATTACAAACTCGTCGAGGGATGGCTTGGCAAGGGACTCCTAACCAGTGCCAACGAAGCCTGGCAACGTCGCCGAAAATTACTCACACCCGCTTTTCATTTTCGCATACTGGGCGAATTCAAGGAACCCATGGAGGATAACTGTCAAATTCTCATCAGAAAATTGCGCGACAAAGCAAACGGCGAGCAGTTCgatatatatccatatataacGTTATTCGCTTTGGATGCTATTTCAGAGACGGCGATGGGCATAAAGAAGAATGCGCAGATGCAGAGCGAGTCGGAATACGTGAAGGCTGTGCAGAC CATTTGTCGCGTCTTGCACAAGCGATCCTTCTCATTTTGGCATCGCTTTGATTTGATCTATCGCTTCACCGATGCGTACAAAGAGAGCATCGAAGCGCTGAAGGTACTGCATGGCGAAACCAATCGAATTATCAAGTTGCGTCGTCAAATGCTACAAGACATCAACATACATAATATGGCAGACGCTGAGAAATCCGATGACGTCGGCGGTAAACGGCGTCTTGCCTTCCTCGATATGCTGCTGATATCGCAGCTAGAAGGTGGCGATCTAACGGATCTTGAAATACGCGAAGAAGTCGACACTTTTTTGTTCGAGGGTCATGACACTACAAGCTCTGCCATGGCCTTTTGCATTTATCTGCTCTCCCAGCATGAGGACATACAGCACCGCGCTTACGAAGAGGCCGTAGCAATGCAGGGACGTGAAAAGGAAACCTTGCGTTACTTGGAGGCCGTGATAAAAGAAACGCTACGCATTTATCCTTCAGTACCATTCTACTCACGCAAAACGCAAGAAGACTTACAAATCGGTAACATAACAGTGCCAAAGGGAGTCGCTATCAGCGTATTGGCCTATATGGTACATCGTGATGAAAATAGTTATCCAGACCCCGAAAAATTCAACCCGGAACGATTTTTGGCCAACGACAAAGAGTTGCATCCATTCGCTTTCGTAGCATTTAGTGCAGGACCAAGGAATTGCATTG GTCAAAAGTTCGCTATGCTGGAGTTAAAGCTTGCGTTATCGTCGCTTTTGCGGAGTTACGAGCTGTTACCAGTGAAGGATTTCGTACCTAATCCGTTGGCAGAGTTGGTGATGAAAAGTGGAAATGGCATACAAATACGTATGCGGCCACGAAAATAA
- the LOC120775911 gene encoding probable cytochrome P450 4s3: MVFFSDPEDVRQILSNNKLLEKSRNYKLVEGWLGKGLLTSANEAWQRRRKLLTPAFHFRILGEFKEPMEDNCQILISKLREKANGEQFDIYPYITLFALDAISETAMGIKKNAQMQSESEYVKAVQTICRVLHKRSFSFWHRFDLIYRFTDAYKESIEALKVLHGETNRMIKLRRQMLQDTNIHNMADAEKTDDVGGKRRLAFLDMLLISQLEGGGLTDLEIREEVDTFLFEGHDTTSSAMAFCIYLLSQHEDIQHRAYEEAVAMQGREKETMRYLEAVIKETLRIYPSVPFYSRKTQEDLQIGNITVPKGVAISILAYMVHRDENNYPEPEKFNPERFLAKDKELHPFAFVAFSAGPRNCIGQKFAMLELKLALSSLLRSYEVLPVKDFVPNPLAELVMKSGNGIQIRMRPRK, encoded by the exons ATGGTCTTCTTTTCCGATCCAGAGGACGTCAGGCAAATACTAAGTAATAACAAATTGTTGGAAAAGTCCAGAAATTACAAACTCGTCGAGGGATGGCTTGGCAAGGGACTCCTAACCAGTGCCAACGAAGCCTGGCAACGTCGCCGAAAATTACTCACACCCGCTTTTCATTTTCGCATACTGGGCGAATTCAAGGAACCCATGGAGGATAACTGTCAAATTCTCATCAGCAAATTGCGCGAGAAAGCAAATGGCGAGCAGTTCgacatatatccatatataacGTTATTCGCTTTGGATGCTATTTCAGAGACGGCGATGGGCATAAAGAAGAATGCGCAGATGCAGAGCGAGTCGGAATACGTGAAGGCTGTGCAGAC CATTTGTCGCGTCTTGCACAAGCGATCCTTCTCATTTTGGCATCGCTTTGATTTGATCTATCGCTTCACCGATGCGTACAAAGAGAGCATCGAAGCGCTGAAGGTACTGCATGGCGAAACCAATCGAATGATCAAGTTGCGTCGTCAAATGCTGCAGGACACCAACATACATAATATGGCAGACGCTGAGAAAACCGATGATGTCGGCGGTAAACGGCGTCTTGCCTTCCTCGATATGCTGCTGATATCGCAGCTAGAAGGTGGCGGTCTAACGGATCTTGAAATACGCGAAGAAGTCGATACTTTCTTGTTTGAGGGTCATGACACCACGAGCTCTGCCATGGCCTTTTGCATTTATCTGCTCTCCCAACATGAGGACATACAGCACCGCGCTTACGAGGAGGCCGTAGCAATGCAGGGACGTGAAAAGGAAACCATGCGTTACTTGGAGGCGGTGATAAAAGAAACGCTACGCATTTATCCTTCAGTACCATTCTACTCACGCAAAACGCAAGAAGACTTACAAATCGGTAACATAACAGTGCCAAAGGGTGTCGCTATCAGCATACTGGCCTACATGGTACATCGTGATGAAAATAATTATCCAGAACCTGAAAAATTCAACCCGGAACGATTTTTGGCCAAAGACAAAGAGTTGCATCCATTCGCTTTCGTAGCATTTAGTGCAGGACCTAGGAATTGCATTG GTCAAAAGTTCGCTATGCTGGAGTTAAAGCTTGCGTTATCGTCGCTTTTGCGGAGTTACGAGGTGTTACCAGTGAAGGATTTCGTACCTAATCCGTTGGCAGAGTTGGTGATGAAAAGTGGAAATGGCATACAAATACGTATGCGGCCACGAAAATAA
- the LOC120775894 gene encoding probable cytochrome P450 4s3 isoform X2, with translation MNALALIAFALWALFMRYLPQIVEFLRIRRFGSTIPGPSIGELIENAKKGQILTWLNSLYKKHGPVFRIWFGKDLMVFFSDPEDVRQILSNNKLLEKSRNYKLVEGWLGKGLLTSANEAWQRRRKLLTPAFHFRILGEFKEPMEDNCQILIRKLRDKANGEQFDIYPYITLFALDAISETAMGIKKNAQMQSESEYVKAVQTICRVLHKRSFSFWHRFDLIYRFTDAYKESIEALKVLHGETNRIIKLRRQMLQDINIHNMADAEKSDDVGGKRRLAFLDMLLISQLEGGDLTDLEIREEVDTFLFEGHDTTSSAMAFCIYLLSQHEDIQHRAYEEAVAMQGREKETLRYLEAVIKETLRIYPSVPFYSRKTQEDLQIGNITVPKGVAISVLAYMVHRDENSYPDPEKFNPERFLANDKELHPFAFVAFSAGPRNCIGQKFAMLELKLALSSLLRSYELLPVKDFVPNPLAELVMKSGNGIQIRMRPRK, from the exons ATGAACGCTTTGGCGTTGATCGCTTTCGCGCTCTGGGCGCTTTTCATGCGCTACTTGCCGCAGATCGTAGAATTTTTACGCATAAGGAGATTCGGGTCTACCATACCGGGACCGAGTATTGGTGAACTGATCGAGAATGCGAAGAAAGGAC AAATTCTGACATGGTTGAATTCGCTTTACAAGAAACATGGTCCAGTTTTTCGCATATGGTTCGGTAAGGATCTCATGGTCTTCTTTTCCGATCCAGAGGACGTCAGGCAAATACTAAGTAATAACAAATTGTTGGAAAAGTCCAGAAATTACAAACTCGTCGAGGGATGGCTTGGCAAGGGACTCCTAACCAGTGCCAACGAAGCCTGGCAACGTCGCCGAAAATTACTCACACCCGCTTTTCATTTTCGCATACTGGGCGAATTCAAGGAACCCATGGAGGATAACTGTCAAATTCTCATCAGAAAATTGCGCGACAAAGCAAACGGCGAGCAGTTCgatatatatccatatataacGTTATTCGCTTTGGATGCTATTTCAGAGACGGCGATGGGCATAAAGAAGAATGCGCAGATGCAGAGCGAGTCGGAATACGTGAAGGCTGTGCAGAC CATTTGTCGCGTCTTGCACAAGCGATCCTTCTCATTTTGGCATCGCTTTGATTTGATCTATCGCTTCACCGATGCGTACAAAGAGAGCATCGAAGCGCTGAAGGTACTGCATGGCGAAACCAATCGAATTATCAAGTTGCGTCGTCAAATGCTACAAGACATCAACATACATAATATGGCAGACGCTGAGAAATCCGATGACGTCGGCGGTAAACGGCGTCTTGCCTTCCTCGATATGCTGCTGATATCGCAGCTAGAAGGTGGCGATCTAACGGATCTTGAAATACGCGAAGAAGTCGACACTTTTTTGTTCGAGGGTCATGACACTACAAGCTCTGCCATGGCCTTTTGCATTTATCTGCTCTCCCAGCATGAGGACATACAGCACCGCGCTTACGAAGAGGCCGTAGCAATGCAGGGACGTGAAAAGGAAACCTTGCGTTACTTGGAGGCCGTGATAAAAGAAACGCTACGCATTTATCCTTCAGTACCATTCTACTCACGCAAAACGCAAGAAGACTTACAAATCGGTAACATAACAGTGCCAAAGGGAGTCGCTATCAGCGTATTGGCCTATATGGTACATCGTGATGAAAATAGTTATCCAGACCCCGAAAAATTCAACCCGGAACGATTTTTGGCCAACGACAAAGAGTTGCATCCATTCGCTTTCGTAGCATTTAGTGCAGGACCAAGGAATTGCATTG GTCAAAAGTTCGCTATGCTGGAGTTAAAGCTTGCGTTATCGTCGCTTTTGCGGAGTTACGAGCTGTTACCAGTGAAGGATTTCGTACCTAATCCGTTGGCAGAGTTGGTGATGAAAAGTGGAAATGGCATACAAATACGTATGCGGCCACGAAAATAA